In Paenibacillus hexagrammi, the following are encoded in one genomic region:
- the rsgA gene encoding ribosome small subunit-dependent GTPase A: MPQGFIVKALSGYYYVLPEGANIREIDTITCRARGVFKKKNISPLVGDQVMYELTENGEGTVTEILPRTSELIRPPISNVNLVVLVFAVTEPVLNLQLLDKFLVHIESTGLDVLLCFTKHDLLAENEEAGSGQLTVAEFDQIRKLYEEIGYAIVTTSSKMHNGIGAVQDALKDRLSVFAGQSGVGKSSLLNEMIRGIDLETNAISQRLGRGKHTTRHVELLPLESGGYVADTPGFSQLDFMELEAEQLGSCFKEFVPLAEECRFRGCLHQHEPNCKVREAVEEGRVAASRYDHYLLFLTEMKERKRRY; this comes from the coding sequence ATGCCGCAAGGATTCATTGTGAAGGCATTAAGCGGTTATTACTATGTACTGCCGGAAGGCGCAAATATCAGGGAGATTGATACGATCACCTGCAGAGCCAGGGGAGTGTTCAAAAAGAAGAACATTTCCCCTCTGGTAGGGGATCAAGTCATGTATGAGCTTACGGAGAATGGGGAAGGAACGGTAACCGAAATCCTTCCCCGCACATCTGAGCTCATCAGGCCCCCCATTTCTAATGTGAATCTGGTCGTTCTTGTGTTTGCCGTCACAGAGCCGGTTCTTAATTTACAACTGCTCGATAAGTTCTTGGTTCATATTGAAAGTACAGGGCTGGATGTCCTACTTTGCTTCACGAAGCATGATCTGCTTGCTGAGAATGAAGAAGCAGGAAGCGGACAGCTGACTGTAGCTGAATTTGATCAGATCCGTAAGCTGTACGAAGAAATTGGATATGCGATCGTTACAACCAGCTCCAAGATGCATAATGGCATTGGAGCGGTTCAGGATGCCTTAAAGGACCGTTTGAGTGTGTTTGCCGGTCAATCCGGCGTCGGTAAATCCTCGCTGCTCAATGAAATGATCAGAGGGATCGATCTTGAGACGAATGCGATTAGTCAACGGCTCGGAAGAGGAAAGCATACCACTAGGCATGTGGAGCTTCTTCCGCTTGAAAGCGGTGGATACGTAGCTGATACTCCAGGGTTCAGTCAGCTGGACTTCATGGAGCTTGAAGCCGAACAATTGGGCAGCTGTTTTAAAGAATTTGTGCCGTTAGCCGAAGAGTGTAGGTTCCGCGGCTGCCTCCATCAGCACGAACCGAACTGTAAAGTGAGAGAAGCTGTAGAGGAAGGCCGGGTGGCAGCGTCTCGTTACGATCATTATTTGTTGTTCTTAACTGAAATGAAAGAACGGAAGAGGAGGTATTAA
- the rpe gene encoding ribulose-phosphate 3-epimerase, translating into MVVVAPSILSANFAKLGEEIKEAEQGGADWIHVDVMDGHFVPNITIGPLVVDSIRPITKLPLDVHLMIEQPDHYIADFVKAGADLISVHVEACTHLHRTLNFIKENGVRAGVVLNPATPISLIEHVLDENLDLVLIMTVNPGFGGQAFIPGMLDKIKALRAHANAKGLHKLHIEVDGGINEVTARQVVEAGADVLVAGNAVFGKPDRADAIRRIRG; encoded by the coding sequence ATGGTAGTTGTCGCGCCATCTATTTTATCGGCAAACTTTGCCAAGCTTGGGGAAGAAATTAAAGAAGCGGAGCAAGGCGGCGCGGATTGGATCCATGTGGATGTGATGGACGGACATTTTGTGCCGAACATTACAATCGGACCGCTAGTTGTCGACTCGATTCGACCTATAACGAAGCTGCCGCTCGATGTACATTTAATGATTGAGCAGCCGGACCACTACATCGCCGACTTTGTAAAAGCTGGCGCAGATTTGATTTCTGTGCATGTTGAAGCCTGTACGCATTTGCACCGGACACTTAACTTTATTAAAGAAAACGGCGTCCGTGCAGGAGTGGTGTTGAACCCGGCGACTCCAATTTCGCTCATTGAGCACGTGTTGGATGAGAATCTGGATCTGGTATTGATTATGACGGTCAATCCGGGTTTCGGGGGACAAGCGTTCATTCCCGGCATGCTGGACAAAATCAAAGCGCTGCGGGCGCATGCGAATGCGAAAGGACTTCATAAGCTGCATATTGAGGTGGATGGAGGAATTAACGAGGTTACTGCTCGCCAAGTGGTTGAGGCGGGAGCGGATGTACTGGTAGCCGGCAACGCCGTGTTTGGAAAGCCGGATCGTGCTGATGCGATACGCCGAATTCGCGGGTAG
- the spoVM gene encoding stage V sporulation protein SpoVM — protein MKFYTIKLPKFLGGFVKAVLNTFSKN, from the coding sequence ATGAAGTTCTACACAATCAAGCTGCCAAAATTTTTGGGTGGATTCGTGAAGGCCGTACTTAACACATTCAGCAAAAACTAG
- the rpmB gene encoding 50S ribosomal protein L28, whose amino-acid sequence MSRKCFITGKSPGTGNHVSHANNKNKRTWGVNVQKVRILVDGKPKRVYVSTRALKSGKVTRV is encoded by the coding sequence ATGTCCCGCAAATGCTTTATTACAGGTAAAAGTCCAGGCACTGGAAATCACGTTTCCCACGCTAACAATAAAAACAAGCGTACTTGGGGTGTTAACGTTCAAAAGGTTCGCATCCTCGTTGATGGAAAACCTAAACGTGTCTACGTAAGTACACGTGCGTTGAAGTCCGGTAAAGTGACTCGCGTTTAA
- a CDS encoding Asp23/Gls24 family envelope stress response protein, which translates to MPIEISTEFGKVTVTNEVISTLAGSAALECYGLVGMATRKQLKDGIAELLGRENFSRGVEIRRENGRLEIDLYIIVSYGTKISVVASNVQTKVKYILNDVVGLHVDDVNIFVQGVRVAK; encoded by the coding sequence ATGCCAATTGAAATCAGTACGGAATTTGGAAAAGTAACAGTTACCAATGAAGTGATTTCCACCTTAGCGGGTTCCGCCGCTCTAGAATGCTATGGACTTGTTGGCATGGCAACAAGAAAACAGCTGAAGGATGGAATTGCCGAGCTGCTCGGAAGAGAGAATTTCAGCCGAGGCGTTGAGATCAGACGCGAGAACGGCCGACTTGAAATTGATCTTTATATTATTGTCAGTTACGGAACCAAGATATCTGTCGTTGCCAGCAATGTGCAAACGAAGGTTAAGTATATTTTAAATGACGTCGTGGGTCTTCATGTGGACGATGTAAATATATTTGTTCAAGGTGTTCGTGTGGCCAAATAG
- a CDS encoding DegV family protein — translation MNSIRIVTDSTADIPLEVRQALNIEMVPLKISFGDEQYLDAVSLQSDQFYDKLKASSHFPRTSQPSTDEFLSVYKRLALEPGTQVLSIHLSSALSGTFQSASIASMMLEEETGVKVHVLDSRSASYGIGALVVYAAEAARDGQSVEQIIERIQLMRENFYIYFLVDTLEFLQKGGRIGKASALFGSLLNIKPILSIDSEGEVTAVDKVRGSKKAIARIMELLDADLSGRSIRKLYIAHANNGEGAELLREAIAERFGEMQVEYVILGPVIGAHAGPGTIAAFVSAV, via the coding sequence TTGAATTCTATTCGTATTGTAACGGACAGCACCGCTGATATTCCATTGGAAGTAAGGCAAGCTTTGAATATTGAAATGGTGCCGTTGAAAATTTCATTTGGTGACGAACAATATCTCGATGCAGTTTCGCTGCAGTCCGATCAGTTTTATGACAAGCTGAAAGCATCGTCCCATTTTCCAAGAACATCACAGCCGTCAACAGATGAATTTTTATCCGTATACAAACGGCTAGCTTTAGAGCCTGGGACTCAGGTTCTTTCTATCCATTTGTCCTCAGCGCTTAGCGGAACGTTTCAGTCGGCTAGCATTGCAAGCATGATGCTCGAAGAAGAGACAGGTGTCAAGGTTCATGTGCTCGACTCACGGTCAGCATCCTACGGGATCGGAGCGTTAGTCGTGTATGCGGCGGAAGCGGCTCGAGATGGACAGAGTGTGGAACAAATCATAGAACGAATCCAGCTCATGAGAGAGAACTTTTACATTTATTTTTTGGTAGATACGCTGGAGTTCTTGCAAAAAGGCGGTCGAATCGGCAAGGCCTCCGCTTTATTCGGTTCCCTGCTGAATATTAAACCGATTCTTTCCATTGACTCTGAAGGAGAAGTAACGGCTGTAGATAAGGTTCGCGGCTCTAAAAAGGCCATTGCTCGTATTATGGAGCTGTTGGATGCGGATTTATCCGGACGAAGCATTCGCAAGCTCTACATTGCGCATGCGAATAACGGGGAAGGGGCAGAGCTGCTGCGGGAGGCGATTGCGGAGCGGTTCGGCGAGATGCAGGTCGAGTACGTTATTTTAGGGCCTGTTATTGGCGCTCATGCCGGTCCGGGGACAATCGCAGCCTTTGTCAGCGCGGTGTAA